One genomic region from Anaerolineae bacterium encodes:
- the asnS gene encoding asparagine--tRNA ligase — protein MKRIRILNLLKSDKPIGNVIIMGWIRTRRDSKGFSFLEINDGSCLKNIQVVADSSLANYEEITKISTGSAVSVTGSLMESQGKGQRWELKADGMEILGFAPDTFPLQKKRHGDEFLRTIAHLRPRTNKYGAIFRIRSELSFAIHKFFKDRGFKYIHTPALTASDCEGAGEMFKVTTLDLDNVPKKDGKTDFSLDFFGAATNLTVSGQLSAEMFALALGDVYTFGPTFRAENSNTSRHVAEFWMVEPEMAFSDLNDAMDLSEEFLKYLTGYVMDECGADLELFAKYVDKNLMTTLESLISSGFTRLSYKEAVKILSKSGQDFEFEAGFGKDLQSEHEKYLTEHYFKNPVIVYDYPKDIKPFYMRINDDNKTVAAMDVLVPKIGEIIGGSQREERLNILEARMDKQGLLKKDYWWYIESRKYGSAFHSGFGLGFERLLMFLTGTTNIRDVIPFPRTPNNISF, from the coding sequence ATGAAGCGCATTAGAATATTAAATCTTTTAAAGTCAGACAAACCCATAGGTAATGTAATTATAATGGGGTGGATCAGAACCCGGCGTGATTCAAAGGGCTTTTCCTTTTTAGAAATTAACGACGGGTCATGCCTTAAAAACATACAGGTGGTTGCAGACAGCTCCCTTGCTAATTATGAAGAAATAACAAAGATTTCAACAGGATCGGCGGTAAGTGTAACCGGTTCCTTAATGGAATCTCAGGGAAAAGGACAAAGATGGGAGTTAAAAGCAGATGGTATGGAAATACTCGGCTTTGCCCCTGATACATTCCCGCTGCAAAAAAAACGGCATGGCGACGAGTTTTTAAGAACCATCGCTCATTTAAGACCAAGAACCAACAAATACGGAGCTATCTTTCGTATAAGATCGGAGCTGTCCTTTGCAATACATAAATTCTTTAAAGACAGAGGCTTTAAATATATTCATACTCCGGCTTTAACCGCTTCTGACTGCGAAGGTGCCGGGGAAATGTTTAAGGTAACCACGCTGGATTTAGATAATGTTCCAAAAAAGGATGGAAAAACCGACTTTTCGCTCGATTTTTTCGGCGCTGCAACAAATCTGACGGTATCTGGACAGCTTTCAGCAGAGATGTTTGCCCTGGCATTAGGCGATGTTTATACGTTCGGCCCGACTTTCAGAGCTGAAAACTCAAATACAAGCAGGCATGTTGCTGAATTCTGGATGGTTGAACCTGAGATGGCCTTTAGCGATCTAAACGACGCCATGGATTTGAGCGAAGAATTTTTGAAATATCTGACAGGATATGTAATGGATGAATGCGGGGCTGATCTGGAACTTTTTGCAAAGTATGTTGACAAAAACCTTATGACAACACTGGAAAGTTTAATCTCGTCCGGTTTTACAAGGCTTTCATACAAAGAGGCTGTGAAGATTTTAAGTAAATCAGGACAAGATTTTGAGTTTGAGGCAGGCTTCGGCAAAGACTTGCAGTCCGAGCACGAAAAATATCTTACCGAACACTATTTTAAAAACCCTGTGATTGTCTATGATTATCCCAAAGACATAAAGCCTTTTTATATGAGAATAAATGACGATAATAAAACCGTTGCCGCCATGGATGTTCTTGTGCCGAAAATAGGGGAGATAATAGGCGGAAGCCAGCGCGAAGAACGGCTGAATATTCTTGAAGCAAGGATGGACAAACAGGGATTGTTAAAAAAGGATTACTGGTGGTATATCGAATCCAGAAAATACGGCTCTGCTTTCCACAGTGGATTTGGCCTGGGTTTTGAACGTTTGCTGATGTTTTTAACAGGCACAACCAATATCAGGGATGTCATACCCTTTCCAAGAACCCCGAACAATATTTCTTTTTAA